cgcagcctgctctgctctgcttccccGTGCCGAGCCCCTAACGAGGGAGCAAAGCTGGTGCCGGGGAGCAGCCCAAAGCCCCCCCGTGGTTCTGCTGCTGATCCTCAcctgctccctccccgccgGCCCGGGGTCTTTATCTGTGCCTGCCTGCCGTGCCAGCTCCCCGCTGTCACACGAGCTGTGGCCGCTGTCCCTGGGCTGGCAGCTCATTAGGGCCGGGGCGCTGCAGCTGCGCTGACAAAGGGATGCCGGGGATTTTCCCCAAAGCCTGGGGGGCTTCATTTCCAGCAAGCTGTCAGCCTTCCCCCTGCCGCCCCAGTGCTCGTGAATGTaacccagcagctcctcctgcctcagGGTCTGTGTGCTGTGACGCGCTGAAACCATCCCTCCCTCCAGGTGCGAGGCTCCTGAGCAAGCTCCGGAGCAGGGAACATCCCCAGAAACCCCAAATTTTGTGCCCTGGACGGGTCTGTGAGcatggcagctgctgggcagccagGCCCTGTGCCAGCTCCCCGGTGCCACGGCAGTCTCCGGACACTGCGGCTGCCCATGGCCGGGAGGTGGTTGCATTTCCCTCCGGTAATTGCTCACTGCTCGGCCTGAGAGCGAGCCAAGTGCGTGCGGGACGGCTCCCGGGGGAAGGCTGTGTCCTTCATGTCCTGTCCTCGCTCGGCAGCACGGCCGCAGCGGGCTGGGGTGGCCGCAGAGCCTCTGCGTCCCCTGTTTTGGGTGTGCTGGGACAGCCTGTCCATGCAGGGGGCATCTCCTTGTTGGGTCCCATCCTGGTCCCCAGCATCcctggggcaggctgagggtgcctcagtttcccctggTGCCATCCACCCGCAGCCAGACCCCTGCAGGGCTCGGCAGTCccgtgctggtgctgagcctggcTGGGCTGcgctcctgcagcctccccgcAGTCCCCCTCCGTGACTTTGAGCCAGGACATGAGAGCCTCACGATTAAAATCAGCTCGCCTGCCAGCGTGGCCCTGCCAAGGCAGGTGAGTTCAAGGCAAGGCGAGCCAGAACTCCCAGGGTCTCTGCCCATCGGGGCCCTGAAACGCTTCCCAAGCAATTTGCGAGGATCCTGGAGAAGCCGAGGGCGCTTAAGAGCAGACAGCGGCCTGCCAAGAGCTCAGCTCGTGGCCAGGGAACAGCTCGTTACGCAGCAAATCCATCTGCTCACCAGGAGCCCGCCGCGGCTGAGCCTGCCACAGCCTTCCTGCGAGGCAAGGCTGCCCCTGCGCCGCCTGCTGCATCCGTCCCGGGGGAGCCGGGCTCCACGACAGCCTCTGTCGCGAGCAGCAGGACGTGGATGTGCCAAGGGCACGGGGGAGCAGGGATTAGACATCCTCATCATCCTGAGGAGTGGTCCTGCCAGGCTGGgagggctcagccctgctgctccagctctggaGAAGCCGAGCACGTGTCCCTGCGGTCCGGCAGGGAGAGGAACTGctcctggaaagaaaagctgagagcgGGAGCCTCTGCGAGCAGCCCTGGCTTCCCTCCTCCTCGCTCAACAGCTCCTGGTGGCTCCCCAAAACCCTACGTGTGCTGTGTCTTCAGCTGTGGATTCAGCTCCTGCTTTTCTGGGCGCAGGCAAGTACCCCTGAGCCTGCTGGGGTCAGGGACAGGCTTCCTCTGACCCCAGGGTGAACGCAGAGCCCCCCAGGAAAACCCTTCCCAAGGAcgaggcagcaggcagcttttGGTAAAGGAGACTTTAATCCACTCAGTACCTAGCTCGTAGTGCAAACAGTTAAACTTAAGGCAAAGCTTTCTCTCTTCTTACAAACAGGCAGCAAACAAACAGGCCCGAAAATAACAAGCGTGACtgctataataataataaaaaataaagtttgcaGGGAGAAACTGCAGTCCTGGGAAGGTGTCCGTCCTTCCCTGAACATTGTAGGAAATGTTGCACCCCGAGATCCATCGGCTGGCCCCGaagttgtgctgctgctgggagcgtGGTCAGCACTCCTGTGCCTCCGGAGCTGcgcagggaaggggctgggagctgctgggggtggTGAACGCCTGCAGGGCGCTGTGTGTCTGGGGAGGGCTCgggcagggagctctgcagccccccaaAACGAGGTGGATGTGCCCAGGGAGCCCCCCAGCAAACCCAAACAGCCCCGCAGTGCCTCCCGGAGCTGCTCTCAGGCACGACTGCATCCCGCCACAGCTCAGGTTTGCAGTGCAGAGGCGTCTCCCAGCCCGGCCCCTCCGCTGCCTCTGTTTTGGCTAAAATTGCCGATCGATTATTTGTTAGCAGGAGGATGGAGCAGACCACGCCAGCCGCCCTCAGGCTCCTGGCTCGCAGTCAAGGAGTGGAGGCTCCTTCCAATCTGGCTCCAGCCAAAATCGGCTCTGGCGCACGGCTGACCCCAGGcaagcagctggaaaaggaaaagcttttcgGCGCGAGGCTCTCTTGCAGCCCAGCAATTCCTTGGAAGGGTGCTGGCTGGCCGAGCTGGGATGAGGCACCTCAGCCCTCCCCAGCGAGGTGCGGATGGCCCCGTGAGACTTCGCGGGCCCCTTTGTAACAAAACAACCTGCGTTTCACATTTCAGACAGGCAGCAAGACAGAAACAGAAGCGTAACCCGCCCTAATCAGATCTAGCTGTGGTCCTGGTACCGCTCCGCGCACGGGGCTGTAGGTCCGCAGCGCTTGTGCCTGGTGCTGGAATGTCTCAGGGGGCTTACAGAGGATCTGGgagcccccttccctcccaaagTCACCCCCTGGGAAGAGGCAAGCACACCCAGCTCTGGGCGCAGGGAGCCCGGAGGAAGGTGTGTTATCTAGCCAGGAAAGCTGGAGCGTGCTTGCCTAGAGCCTTGCACAAGGGGCACGTTGTTCCCTGCGCTGGGAGCTGCCACGCTTTAGtggcagaaggaagaaacagctgTAAATGCAGTCTGCCAGGTAGTTTTTTGGCCAAAtctcaatagaaaaaaaagaaaaacaaaaatcccttgCCTTGCACTAGTCGCAGTGATTCCCAGGAGGGCTGAGCCTTTACCCTTTCCATCTAGTTTTGGCTAGGAGGGACCAGAGCACCTTTTTGTGCTCTCCTCTGGATCTTGGACCGCTGCAGGCTCAGGCAACAGGCCCTGAAACAGCAAAAGttgtcaacaacaacaaaaacctctcTCAGCTTGCTGCAGAGATCACCTAGTGCGCTTGCTAGCAAGAGCTACAACCTAGTCATGTACTAAACGTGGCTGACAGACGCCCCTGACAGCCTCCTGCTTTTCAACACCCCCTTAGTTCTTTGGAAACTGCTcggggcagccctgggaagAGCCCTCCTGCGTCTGGGCAAGAGGCAGAGCCGGGGCGCCCTTGACCTCCTGGGAAAACAACCCACACCACCCTCCCCTGGTGTTCACAAGTACACGTTGAGTGTCTGGAGGATCATCTGGCGGCACAGCGGGCAGTTGCGCTGGTAGATggcctgctgcaggaggactTCTGTGCACTCCTGGCACAGGCACAGGtgcctgcagggcaggagcagcaccgTCTTTGTTTGGTCTTGACAGATGACGCATTTCTTACGTTCCTCTTGTTCTTTCAGGAGCATCCAGGGGTCGTCGTCCGGAGCGCCGTCCCCAGCTGCCACGTTCAGCTGCTCTCTCCTCGGAGCTTTCCCCCGGGAGGTGCTGGGCTCCTCTCTGGGTGGCTGGAGACGCTGCCCTGCCGCAGAGCTTCGACCCAAAGCCGGGCGTGCTTGTGGGACCTGCTCCATGTCCGGCTGCTCCTCTTGCCCGGCCACGGCCAGCATCAACCTGCCCAGCGCCACCGGTCTCGGCGGGGGCACGGCCGCCCCTCGCCGCTCGCTGTCCCGGTTCGTCGTTCTCCCTCCTCGGCTCCAGTTGGTGACCTGCAGGCTCCAGTCCACCACCCTGCGCCAGGCCTGGGAGGTGAGGGCCATGCCCAGCATCAGCACCGCCACCTGGTAGAGCCTCCACGCCTCCCGCTGCAGGCGGCGGTAGGCGGGCAGCGCGTGGAAGTAGCCCGtcagcacccacagcacccCGGGGTTGAAGACGACGGCGCCGACGCCGATGATAGCGAGGAGCAGCCCCAAGCCGTAAATGTTGACGAAAAACACCCCGACCAGCAGCTCGGCGAAGGAGGCCAGCATCTCGCAGGCCAGCTGGCAGGGCGACCAGAGCAGGATGGAGAGCGCGATGGCGCTGCTGGAGACGTGCGCCAGGCAGGCGGCCAGCAGCTCGGCGAGGCGCAGCGCGGGGCTGACGACGGCGTCCCagagggccagcagcagggcgaCGAGGCTCTGCGCGCCCAGCAGCCCCATGTTCACCGCGCTGTTGACCAGGTACGCCAGCAGGCTCCCCGCGATGGCCGCCCCCTCGCACGCCTGCCTCAGCGCCGCCTGCCccgagcccagcagccccacgaCGCCCTGCCTCAGCGCCTCCCTGCCCCGCAGcgccaggagctgccccagcgcCTTCGCCCCCTCCATGGCTGCCCAGcaccccctcagcacccccacGGCCGCCTGGGCCAAGCCGCCCGCCGCCCACAGCAGCCCGTGCCAGCAGGCTGCGGGCAAGCTGGCGACGGCGGCCAGTAGCCAGAGCAGCGCGGCGAGCAGCGAGGAGACGAGGAAGAAGTTGAGgtcgagcagcagcagcagcacgtcGACGGCCAGGCGCAGGccgcgcagcagcagcagcagcgccatGCTTGCTAAGGGCCGCGCCTCAGCGGGAGGggggcgccgccatcttgttGTAGGCAccgccgccgggccccccgGTGGtgggcgccgccatcttgttGCCGGCGCCGCCGCGGGGTCTCTCGCCTAtgggcgccgccatcttgtcGCCCGCAccgccgccgggccccccgGTTGTGGGCGCCGCCATCTTCTCGCGCTGCCGGCcaatgggaggggagggaggggctCGGTTCGCCTCCCATTGGGCGGTTCGTGGGACGCGGAGAGGGGAGGCGGCTGCGATTGGATGGCGGCGGCGGTTGGGCACCTCCCACTGGGGGGGATTTAAAGGGGCAACGGCGGTTAAAGCGGGCAGGCTGTGGGGCCACCCATTGGTGTGATGAGCGCGGCGGTCTCAGCCCTGGCACCCGGTGGCGGTGCCCGGGACGGGGCCGGACATGGCAGCACCGCTCCCTCCGCACCCAAGGGTCCCCTGCAGGGCTCCCAGCATAACCCCAAGGCCATGGGGCTGGGCCCAAGGGTCTGCTTTGTGCAGCACGGAGCGGATCCTGCCCTCACCGCCAGCCCCCAGGCTGGGCACCCGccgtgtccctgtccctggtGGTGACAACGagcccagcccgcagccccggggctttTTAGGGAAGATCCCGTGACCCCAAAGCCATCCGCACCCCGAGGCCCCGGAGCTGGCAGGGGTGGCAGAGCCCTGTCCATCCGTCCGTCCCCACgggggtctgtcccctcccagcctggtTGTTTTTGGGGTTCCGGCCCCAAAAAACACCGTGCACCCCCCCCACCGGGGTGTGGATGGTGCCCCACGTGACGGAGCCAAGCTGCTTTGAGCATTTATGGTAATGTTTGGGTTTCTTATTgcctggccaaaaaaaaaaaaaataagaaaagaaaaagggcagaGCGTTGGGGCGGGGCAGGCTCCATTCATTCCCCGCTGCGGGACAGACCCTGCGAGCCCCATGCACCTGCGGCCCCCTCCCCATTTCCCCTGGGGGCAGCTCCGCAGCCGGGTGTCCCCATCCTTGGGTGTCCCCATCCTTGGGTGTCcccacccttgggtgcccccATCCTTGCCTCCCTTTGCCTGGGGACATCTGGTCCCAAAGCAGCCCCCTGGGGAGGGTGCAGGGGGTCGGAAACAcccagttgtttgttttttttttttcacgtggAAACACCAATTTTGCTTAAAGCTCTGTGGGATGGGGTGCTGGGGCCCCCCCTGGCAGGTCCCCCATCTGTGCcggtggcagcagggcaggctcccccccccccccagcaccccactgcccaccccagcaccccgctCCCCTCCTCGACCCAGGGGTCCCTGCGATGAACCGGGCTGTGGCACCCAATGTTTGCACCCTCGGGGTGCAGGATCGGGGGCTTTGGGTGCTCCCcacctgggtgctgctggcaccctgccctgccccagggccGCTGCTGCATGACGGTGCTGAGCTGCATCACGGTGCTGAGCTCACCGCTGCGGGCAGCTGCCCTGCGTTTCGGGAGTCGGAGCAGCCGGCGTCAGCGCTGGTGGCTGCTGTTATCTGGAAGCAGAGGGACGGAGCGTCCCGGGGACGCTTGTCACCGTTGTCACCGTGCccggggggctcagcaccccgggGGTGCAGGACCCCGTGCCGGGGGGCGTGCGGAGCCCTGGCTGGAAGGGGCTGCGGGGGTGGAGGAGGACTGGGAAAACAGGGAGACAAAGGGTTTGGCAGCCAAGCCTGCAGCTGCGGAGGGGGGAAatggtgctggggaggagggaaacgGTGCCGGGggcccccccctccgcccccacCTCCGCAGCGGGACCTGGCCCCTTCCTCGGGCGCTGCCGGGATGCAGGAAGGGTGTAGCTGGGgcgtgggtgctgctggcaccgtGCCCCCAATCCCAGCCCCGGCCGGGCACCTCCGCAGGGTGCTGACCCCAATCCTGCACGGTCCCATGGCGTGCTGCCCCCAGGTTTAGCTCGGCCACCCTAAATAACGCCCCCTCCGACGGTGATGTCCCCAGGTGATGTCCCCAGGTGTCCCATTTCCCTgcccgccccgcagcccgggggggtgtgggggggtggatTTGGgagcccgggggctgcccgcggtGCTCACAGAGGGCTCGGGGCTCCCCACGGAGGGAGCTGGGATGTCTCCGGCCCGCTGGAGCCCGGCCAGGCGGCCCTGGGAAAAGCAAGTCCCCGTCCATGGGAAAGTCCTGCGAGGAGAAatccctgcccggccccgcggctccccagggtgctgccGGCCTGGCGCCTCCCCAGTGCCTCGGGGACGGGCAGGGGGGTGCCACGGGGACCCCCGAGCAGCACAAAACCCCTGCGGAAGGGCCCCCCCTAAATCTCTCGAGGCCCCCCCGGGGACATTTCCCCCCATCCTCGCCACGCTGACGTGGGGCAAGGGGCAGGATGAGCGCCCCGTTCCTCCGGGGTCTGCGGTGTTAGCAGGGGGTGAGGACTCAGCGTGGCCGTGCCCCGGCTGCCGGCCCTATAATCCACCCCATTGTTGGGGCGggtgcccggccccggcccaTCTGGCTCCGAGACAATGGGGCCTTTTTCCGTCCGGCGAAGACGACGACGACGAGGGGGGGAAGATGAACTCAGCATCTTCGGAAGGAAAAGGCCAGTTTATAAAAATAGCCGCCCCGAGCTGGTGGCCCCAAAGCCTTCCCCTCGCCGCCGTGCGTGCGTTTGGGGTTGGGAGGGTTGGGAAAGGAGCCTCGGGCATCGCCGGGACCGTCCCCCGGGCTGGTTTTGCACACGTGTGAGCGAGCAAGAGGGCAGGACGTGGCTGTCCGCACGCCCCGCCGGGCTGCACCTGCCCCCGGGACACCGGGGGCCCCTGCCCCACGCCTCGGAGGTGGCCCCTTGGCCGGGTAAGGTTTccccccccagcctgtcccagctGTCCTTGTCCGTCTGTCCTGCTTGTGGCAGGGGTCAGGCCCCCGGAGCAGGGTGTAAGGGGATTGCTCCGTGCCCCGCAGCCATCCCCGGGGCTGCCTGGCTCTCCTTTTTGGGGCTTCGCCACCACTCGGCATCCGCTGGGCCCCCGGCACACAAATCCAGATGTCAccttcctgccccccttccGCTCACGTCCTTCCTTCCTCCGGCCGCCCGGCCCCTCGCCCGCTCCTGCCCCCCCCTACGGAAGGCCCCGTAGCCATGGTTAGTAATCCCCACggcaaggaggaaggagaggggagacaCAAAGGAGCCGCTGGGAGCCCAGCCGGGGAAGGGAGGCGACATTTTCCTGGGACGGAGACATGGAGGAGGGCTCCTGGGGGGGACAGAGACGGGGTGCAGGCCCCCCGGGGCAGCTCTGGTCTCCCGGCACAGCTGATGCTCGTCCCTCCCTCATCTTCCAGCCAGGCAGGTGCCCGAAATGTACCCAAACCCTGCACCCTGCCCCTGGGCTTCTCCCCGCAGGCAGCGAGCCCCCCACGGCCCAAcctcccggccccgcgccggACCGCATGGTGCTGGGCCACATCCCGGCCGTTCCCCAGGGAGCGGGGACCCCTCTCGGCCCTGGCGGTGTTGTGTGAagaggagcagccccgggcAGACACGGCAGCTGGTTTCCATCCTCTTTTTAGCTTCCTTTTATCTGCCCCGAGCTGTGCCAGCCGGCAGCGCATCACCCGGTGCGCCCAGCACCCTTATCGCCCTTCATCGCCCTTCATCGCCCTTCATCACCCTTCATCGCCCTTCATCGCCCATCGCTCCCCGCTACGAGGCTCACGGGGAGGCAGCCAGCACCCGGAGCACCCCACGCACCCCCAAACCCCTCCTGAGCCCCCTGGGCTGCTctgagcccccccagcaccacggaAGGCCGCCAGGTCGGTGCAGGCACTACCCTCAGCCGCACGCCTGGCCCTACCCGCTGGCCATCGCTCCAGCGGGGGCcagaggaggaaagcaaacCAAATTTCACCCCGCCGGGTTGTACCTGCAGCTCGGGATGCTCAGATAACACCGAgctgcccccggggctgccccccggggctgccccacgGCTCGCAGCAGCGGAAGGGACCCGCGCGCCCCGTGCGCCCCGCGCGCCCCGACCTCCCCGCCCCGGCGGCGCTGCCTGCTCGGCGCTGTTTGTTTGCACAGCAGTGAGAGGGGCTGGAGCCGAGGCCGTCcggcaagaaaataaataatgaggCGCGAGATGAGGCAGAAGAGGGGGCAGATGACAGCGGCCAGCCTCCTGCGCTCCCCACCGAGAGCCCAAGCCCACCGGGTGCCGGGTGATTTCACGCCAGCTGTGAGGCCGGCCGGGCAAAGCTTTCAAAGCCCTGCCCGTTTTCCTCAGAACCACGAGTttggtgggaggaaaaaaaaataagaaaacaaaacaaaacaaaactttgtttcaAAGCGAAGAGCTCCAAAAAGCAGAAGCTCCCCAGCCCGAGGCCCGTTCCGGTCACACGGCTGTTTTCTCCGAGAAGCAGCGTCGCCCTGCCCGAGGGCTGGGAATTTTCTGCGGAGGTTTTCTTAGCGACATTTCGCTTTATTTTTAACGCGGATGAAACGCCGGCGGCGGAACGAAATGCACCAGCAGCGTGCCACCCGGGCTCTCCAGCCCGTTTGTTTGCCTGGCTGGGCGATTTCTCGCGGGGAAAGCGGCACCCCTGTGCCCTCGGggcgggaggaggggggggcacTTATGGGGTTTGGGTGATGGATATCCCAATCCCTGCTCCCAGGAGAGCATCCTGCCTGTAAGGGGAGAGGAAAACGTGATTGTGCCCAGGGCCGGGGGTCCCCGGCTGCAAAAtccaaacccccccccccaccctcgGCGCAGCCGTGGGGCCGGGCAGCGTCTCGCCAGCGCCGTGCACTTGTTCCCTTATCGCTGCCCAGCGTTGCCATTTTAAGCAACCCATCTCGCcgggggaaaataaataaataaataaataaaatttaatcatTTCCGATGAATCATCAGGTCCGTTTGGCTCGGAAagtggtggggtggggggggtggtggggggggctTGGTCCGGCACGGAGCCAAGGCCGGAGGGGGGCACGGGAAGGGTCAGGGCATGGCACCGAGGGAGCCAGAATGGGGGCGGTCAGGAGGGGGGCGGTGGcacagagaggggctgggggtccccaggATGAtgtccctgccctgggggcacccccagcctgaccccaCGGGGGTTTAGGGTGGCCTGAGAGGCgcagcccctgcctgggggggccctgagctgcaggagaagccAAGGGAGGAGCAGCCCCCACCCCGGACTTGGGTGGAcaaaagggaaactgaggcacggccaggctgcagcaggggatggggggacgggacgggggggTCCTGAGTgcctgggggagggggggggcaccccgCAGCACCTGGGGTTGTGCTGCTCCCCCAGGACCACGCCGGGGGCTGATCCCAGCAGGGGAGGCCGGGCTGGGTGACTTCCCCGGGGTAACAGCAGCCTTGGGCAGCCCCGGGAGCCCCCCTGacccccccgggcagcccccaCCATCGTTTTTTCCACGGCCACCccacgcagcagcagctgggggggctctggctgcagcttggcgggggggggtccctgcggcggggagggggctgcaggtgggtgcAGGGCAtcccttggggggggggggggggagggaagcgCGACCCCCACATTGCTCacgcggggtgggggggggggctgcttgctgctccgggggggggggggtgtcccagCACTGCTCAAAgccgggtgcccccccccccccaaaaaaaaaaaaaaaaaaaaaaaaaaagtttgtgggTTTGGGGATGGCGTGGGGGCTTTGGGGCGGAGCGGGgtgaatggggggggggggggggctgctgctcccgcATGGTGCccctggggggctgcccccccccccccccccgcgcagCATTCCCCAACCCCACCCCGCACCTCTGCCCCCGAGCTGTTTCCACCTCCAGCGCCTGGCTGGCGGCTCGCAGCCACCGCAGCAAGCCCGGGcaggcggggccgggcaggaATGCACCGGgaccggccccccccccccagcccccggtgGGTGTCCCGTCCCCCCCAAACCCCGGACCACCacccccggggggctcccccccccccccaccgggaccggcaccgggacactttgggggggcgggggggggggacacacggaCCGGGGTCGGGGCAGCGCCCTGCGGGGTGGGCGGCAGCCGCTGGGGGGGGATAAGGGGttgaggagggggggggggggggggcaggtccggagccttcctcctcccccgctcctcctcctcctcctgacgTCAGCCCGCGGGTCCCGGTCAGtcgcgggcgggcggcggcggcggcggagggcgATGGctggggggcgccgggggggccccgcctggggctggggctgggggtgctgcctcctgctctgctgctgcggtgagtttgggggggggggtggagttttttggggagagggggggCCGTTTTGGGGCCGCCCCAGCCCgcccgggggtggggggagcgGAGCACCTGCGGCACCCAGGGGTGCGCAGCCGCTGCGGGGCTGAGGGAGGTTTTGGGGGGCGGGGgtggttggggttggggttggggggtgctggggggtgctgCTGGACCGCCAGGAGTAGCTGGGGGGGGGTAgataagggggggggggggcacacggGGACCCTTCCCCTTGTGTGTCCGTGCGGCGGCTGCACCCGCGGAGCTGCTGCGCCCCGTGCCCTGCCTCGTTCAgcgcccgggggggggctgaaGGCACTTTGGGAGTGCTCCCTGCTGAGCCCACGACCACCCCCCTCCCCCGACCCCCTCCCGGTCTCCCCACGACCCCcttccccgtgtccccccagtccccgtcccgtccccggGCGCAGAGCGGAGCTGACGCCCTTGGGGCACCGCCCAGTGGGGGCCAGGAGTGCCCAAatcatgggggggggggagcagccccccaataacccccccccccacccagacacccccttccccacccctgcACGCCCCCAGGCTCCGCCTCAGCCTCCAGGCGTGGAGCTGGTGCAACCCTGGGGGTCCCTttgcagcctcccccccccccccccaaaaaaaaaaaagcagcacagggcGAGGGGTGCTCCCTGCTGGCCCCCCAGGGATGCCGGCCcggtggccagcagcaggcggCTGGCACTAGCCAGGCTGCCGGGGCCACGCTCCGTGGGGCAGGGTGCCGGGGTGCCCCCACGTGCGCTCGGGGTGCGGCGGTCAGGTTGTTGGGAAGCATCCACCCCTTGCCTTCTAAGGAGTTTTTCCCCCGGGCGCTGTGTTTCTCTTGGCTTTTCAcgctctttctttttttatcctttttccagcccgtttcccccccccgcctcccgcccccccccgggtaagggggggggggggtggtggtggtggtggtggtgtgcgCTTCCTGCCCCTCGCCAAGCTCCAGGGAGGGGTCCCGGTGCTCCGGcggctccctgcctccctcctgcctcgTCCCTGCCCTGCGGAGGTGGTCCCGGTGCCGGGGAAGCCCGCTCTGGCCGAAGGCTCGGCACCACGGGGGAGCTGAGCGCCGGCTGCTCCCACCCCCGGCCGGAGCTGGGATCCCCTCCTCGCCGCACGCGTGCGGGGCCAGGCGCCTggcggctgccggcggcgggcTGCTTGCAAGCCCGGCCACGGCGAAGGGCTCGACGCTTTCCAGAAGCACGAGGGGCTGCGGCCAAGccctccccgggcaggctggggggctCGCCGTGCgccccccggggcagggggtgcaggcagcggggcagggagcTCGGACCGGGGCCGCCGGTGCAACCCTGGCCCCTCGTGCACGGCTCGTGGAGGGGGCTCTGCGGGTGTTTGCGCCtggccgcggggctgggggctgtgaggTTTGCTTCTTTGCCCGCACAcggttttttgggggggggggggggggggggggctgttgGGGGGCGTGGGGCGCCGCAGCAGAGCCTTGGCCCCATCCCCAGCACGGCGAGgatctgcctgcagctgctttccccGAG
This genomic window from Cygnus atratus isolate AKBS03 ecotype Queensland, Australia chromosome 22, CAtr_DNAZoo_HiC_assembly, whole genome shotgun sequence contains:
- the RNF26 gene encoding E3 ubiquitin-protein ligase RNF26 — translated: MALLLLLRGLRLAVDVLLLLLDLNFFLVSSLLAALLWLLAAVASLPAACWHGLLWAAGGLAQAAVGVLRGCWAAMEGAKALGQLLALRGREALRQGVVGLLGSGQAALRQACEGAAIAGSLLAYLVNSAVNMGLLGAQSLVALLLALWDAVVSPALRLAELLAACLAHVSSSAIALSILLWSPCQLACEMLASFAELLVGVFFVNIYGLGLLLAIIGVGAVVFNPGVLWVLTGYFHALPAYRRLQREAWRLYQVAVLMLGMALTSQAWRRVVDWSLQVTNWSRGGRTTNRDSERRGAAVPPPRPVALGRLMLAVAGQEEQPDMEQVPQARPALGRSSAAGQRLQPPREEPSTSRGKAPRREQLNVAAGDGAPDDDPWMLLKEQEERKKCVICQDQTKTVLLLPCRHLCLCQECTEVLLQQAIYQRNCPLCRQMILQTLNVYL